Proteins encoded in a region of the Anguilla anguilla isolate fAngAng1 chromosome 10, fAngAng1.pri, whole genome shotgun sequence genome:
- the LOC118237185 gene encoding tyrosine-protein kinase receptor Tie-2-like → MDYLISRVLCMVCWLFTGTAAETADLTLLNSAPVGPLGPGRDWSLRCVSGDWRGGTLPSIGRDYPGDPQNLPAVQDPDYRAATKVTLKPQNSFGAFYCRKGRGDSASQVYTFKMLTKAAFLPEALTITASLGEDVNISYTRRRAVAEDAVIHKNETFIYSVPNFELSETLHYPVNAVGLEQSGLYTVRYISENVSSSAITRLIVRKCPAGSWGPGCSEACLPCTNGGICHDETGECLCPPGFKGHTCEIVCGPGRFGRACEERCQNGSCHSVVFCSPDPFGCSCAAGWRGLDCSEACPHGYYGAGCRLKCECGDAGVCDRYRGCVCGGRHGARCERADLPAPTGVKLVPVSQTSLSLSWDGPAKEAWHYQVECWQTGQPGSSVVYQQPHNATVLQLTGLLPKKKYECEVFMKTHSVGVYSPLVSAWTFSNELPPAPFNIKTCNITDSSAIITWSLEEGNSISAVTIRFQDLAMADYNQLAEINVQEDPAMQVQLRGLKADTTYAVELWARNNVGVSLNSPRLHVTTTQHQESSLLQGLGGDGNMLFFAILGSAGLTCITILLAFCIVLQLKKASLQRRAVQALQNQERDEPVVQFSSGSLNMKKPQIPTESVAYPALEWNDIKFQDVIGEGNFGQVLKARIKKDGMRMDAAIKRMKEYASKDDHRDFAGELEVLCKLGHHPNIINLLGACEHRGYLYLAIEFAPHGNLLDFLRKSRVLETDPAFAIANSTASTLSSQQLLHFAADVARGMAYLSQKQFIHRDLAARNILVGENYVAKIADFGLSRGQEVYVKKTMGRLPVRWMAIESLNYSVYTTNSDVWSYGVLLWEVVSLGGTPYCGLTCAELYEKLPQGYRLEKPLNCDDEVYDLMRQCWREKPYERPSFAHILLSLNRMLEERKTYVNTTLYEKFTYAGIDCSAEEAG, encoded by the exons ATGGATTACCTCATCTCCAGGGTCCTCTGCATGGTCTGCTGGCTATTTACAG GAACGGCAGCGGAGACGGCGGACTTGACGCTCCTGAACTCGGCCCCCGTGGGGCCCCTGGGGCCCGGCCGCGATTGGTCGCTGCGCTGTGTCAGCGGCGACTGGAGAGGCGGGACTCTGCCCAGCATAGGGCGGGACTACCCAGGGGACCCCCAGAACCTGCCGGCCGTTCAGGACCCCGACTACAGAGCGGCCACCAAGGTCACCCTGAAACCCCAAAACAGCTTTGGAGCGTTCTACTgcaggaagggaaggggagacTCAGCAAGTCAGGTGTACACCTTCAAGATGCTAACGAAAG CGGCCTTCCTCCCAGAGGCGTTAACGATCACTGCCAGCTTGGGAGAGGACGTCAACATTTCCTACACGCGCCGGAGAGCTGTTGCAGAGGACGCGGTCATACACAAAAACG AGACCTTTATCTACTCTGTGCCGAATTTTGAGCTGTCGGAGACCCTGCACTACCCAGTCAACGCCGTGGGGTTGGAGCAGTCGGGCCTGTACACTGTCAGATACATCTCTGAGAACGTGTCCTCCTCCGCCATCACCCGGCTGATAGTAAGAA aatgccctgcaGGATCGTGGGGACCGGGCTGTTCTGAGGCCTGCCTGCCATGCACCAATGGGGGCATCTGCCATGACGAGACTGGAGAATGCCTCTGTCCCCCTGGGTTCAAAGGTCACACCTGTGAAATCG TGTGTGGCCCGGGCCGGTTTGGGAGAGCCTGTGAGGAGCGGTGTCAGAACGGATCCTGCCACTCCGTGGTGTTCTGCTCACCCGACCCGTTCGGCTGCTCCTGTGCCGCTGGCTGGAGGGGCCTGGACTGCAGCGAGG CTTGCCCCCACGGTTACTATGGCGCTGGCTGCAGGCTGAAGTGTGAGTGCGGAGACGCAGGGGTGTGTGACCGTTACCGTGGctgcgtgtgtggggggcggCACGGAGCCCGCTGTGAGAGAGCAG ATCTGCCCGCACCCACAGGGGTGAAGCTGGTCCCCGTGAGCCAGACCTCTCTGAGCCTGTCCTGGGACGGTCCAGCCAAAGAGGCGTGGCACTATCAGGTGGAGTGCTGGCAGACAGGCCAGCCTGGGAGCTCTGTGGTGTACCAGCAGCCCCACAATGCCACAGTCCTGCAGCTCACAGGACTGCTGCCCAAGAAGAAGTACGAGTGTGAAGTCTTCATGAAGACCCATTCAGTGGGAGTGTACAGCCCACTGGTGTCTGCGTGGACATTCAGCAACG AGCTCCCACCGGCTCCGTTCAACATAAAGACCTGCAACATCACCGACTCCTCCGCCATCATCACCTGGTCGCTGGAGGAGGGAAACTCCATTTCTGCCGTCACGATCCGCTTCCAGGACCTCGCCATGGCGGACTATAATCAGCTGGCGGAGATCAACGTGCAGGAGGACCCGGCCATGCAGGTCCAGCTCCGCGGCCTGAAGGCCGACACCACCTACGCGGTGGAGCTCTGGGCCCGGAACAACGTGGGGGTCAGCCTCAACAGCCCCCGCCTGCACGTCACCACCACCCAGCACCAGGAGAGCTCCT TGCTGCAGGGACTGGGCGGAGACGGGAACATGCTGTTCTTCGCCATCCTGGGCTCTGCTGGACTCACCTGCATTACCATCCTGCTGGCATTCTGCATCGTGCTGCAGCTGAAGAAGGCCAGCCTCCAGCGCCGAGCGGTGCAGGCCCTGCAGAACCAAGAG AGAGACGAGCCGGTGGTGCAGTTCAGCTCGGGGTCTCTGAACATGAAGAAGCCACAGATACCCACGGAGTCGGTGGCCTACCCCGCCCTGGAGTGGAACGACATCAAGTTCCAGGACGTCATCGGCGAGGGAAACTTCGGCCAGGTCCTGAAGGCCCGGATTAAAAAGGACGGGATGAGAATGGATGCAGCGATCAAGCGAATGAAAG AATACGCCTCTAAAGACGACCACAGGGACTTTGCTGGCGAACTGGAAGTGCTCTGCAAACTTGGGCATCACCCCAACATCATCAACCTGCTGGGTGCCTGCGAACACAGAG GGTACCTGTACCTGGCCATTGAGTTCGCTCCTCACGGGAACCTGCTGGACTTCCTGAGGAAGAGCAGGGTCCTGGAGACGGACCCCGCCTTCGCCATCGCCAACAGCACCgcctccaccctctcctcccAGCAGCTCCTCCACTTCGCCGCCGACGTGGCCCGGGGCATGGCCTACCTGAGCCAGAAACAG ttcATCCACAGAGACCTGGCAGCCAGAAACATTCTCGTGGGGGAGAATTATGTGGCAAAAATAGCAGACTTTGGTCTCTCTCGAGGACAGGAGGTTTATGTAAAGAAGACAATG GGGAGATTACCTGTCAGATGGATGGCAATCGAATCCCTGAACTACAGCGTTTACACCACAAACAGTGACGT ATGGTCATATGGTGTTCTACTGTGGGAGGTTGTAAGCTTAG gtgggacGCCGTACTGTGGGCTTACCTGTGCAGAGCTGTATGAGAAGCTTCCTCAGGGCTACAGGCTGGAGAAGCCGCTGAACTGTGATGACGAGGT GTATGACCTGATGAGACAGTGCTGGCGGGAGAAGCCGTACGAGAGGCCGTCCTTCGCCCACATCCTGCTGTCACTCAACAGGATGCTCGAGGAGCGCAAG ACGTATGTCAACACCACCCTGTATGAAAAGTTCACCTACGCTGGCATCGACTGCTCTGCAGAGGAAGCGGGGTAG